The DNA sequence TGAGCCTGATGCAGGTGGCGAAATCGATACGACTAATTTTGATATATTTGGAGGCTGGTCAAATAAAATGCTTTCTATTGAGGCCGATCTCGATTTTGGTAATGTTGATACAGGTGCAGCTGACACTGATTTTACGACTTACGATATTAAGGCCGGCTTTAGATTAAATAAAGAATTCGCTCTAGGGCTTGGGTATCAGATGATAGACACTGATCCTAATAATGAAGTTTCTACAATTGAAATAGCGGCATCATATAATATGAATAATTTTATAATTGGTGCATCATTTAGCATTGTTGATGAAGATACTGGTTCTGCTGATGGTTCTCACAGTAGAATTATATTTGGTGTAGGCTCAAATGAAACTGCAATGTCTTGGGAAGCAGGTCTTCAATTCGATTTAGAGGAGAAAGATGATGCAGTAACATCTCCTTCTAGAACGAAGTTATTTGCTGGTACGACAATGATTATAGGTGAAATGGAAATTGACGGAGATATCGATTATACAACTGGTGACTTTACTGTTGCTGGTGGAGATTTTTCTGAGTTACATCTAAATATTGATGCTGAGTTCATGGTTGGTGGAATGTTTTATATTACACCAGGTATAGAGTACACAACTACAGATAATAATGGAACAGATACCGATCAATTAGATCTATCTGCAGATTTCGGATACCGAGCAAATATGATTGATGCTACATTCGGTATTGATTATGCTTTAATGGGTGAGGTCGGAATTGCTGACTATGATGAAATGGCATGGAAGATTAATGTTGCTTACTTATTTTAAAAACTAATTATGATCTAATACCTATTTGTAAAAGGGAGATTTTCATCTCCCTTTTACAGTTGTATAATCGATGACAACATATACGCCTAGGAGCTTTAGTTGAAATCGATTACATTTTTAATACTTATTACTCTTTCACTGATTAGTGCTAGTGTATCTGCAAATTTTATTCTTCCTGAAATTTCTCGTGATGGTAAAAGCTTAAACACTTCGGTTATTTCTGTCTCTCAAGAAAAAAGAAACTTTACCGCTATCAAGTATGAATTCTTAAGTGTTAAAAGTGATGCGACTCCAGCAGTTGAAATCAAACAAAGCTCTCCAGGGATTTTAGGCGGGTTTTCGACTAATAGCTTTAGTGGCCAGTTTAATATGGATATTCCTACCTATGATGTGGAAGGTGTAAAGAACCATGCAACTAATTTTTCATTCCTTGGTGGATACCAAGTAAATAATAAGCTAACTCTAGGGATTGGCTATACAAAGTCCGAATTAGATATTTCAACAGATGAAAACGTTATTGCAGCAGGTGGAAGTCTTAAAGTAAAAGACAAGGTTTTAGGTGGTTCTGTTGAATATGTTGAAAATAAAACTTCTAACACAAAAGGTGGATTCTTTGTTTTGAGTGCGGGCTTTGGTCAGCAGGATGCTAAAAATAGTGTTGAGGCAGGAGTGCAATTAATGACAGAAGGTTCTGGTGACTTAACTGTAGGAAAACGTTTCGCTCTCTTTAGTAGTATGACAAAAGTTGTTAATGGAATTGAAATTGATGGTAGCTTCACATACGAGTTTGGAAATTACCTAAATGTTAATGATAATGCATTAGATGGAAATAATTATAATGCGCTTTTCTTTGAATTCGATGCAGAGTTCTTAGTAGGTTCAAACTTCTATATTACTCCAGGTATTAATTACTCTGCAGAGAATGCTCCAGGTATATCAAATGATACTTCTAATGTGAGTTTAAAAAGTGATTTTGGTTATCGCACAAAAAGACTAGATGCAACAATTGGTGCAAGTTATGTCTTTATTGGTGAAGAGAACGATATTGATTATGATGGCCTAGGCTGGTCACTAAATATTGGATATAAGCTTTAATCGATATATCGAAATAAATAAATTATGAGTAGGGAGGCTTTGACCTCCCTTTTTATATCCTCTAAAATAAAAACAAATTATTTATGAGGTGTTATGAATAAACAAATTTTTGTATTTTCGCTATTATTATCATCAACTGCATTTGCAAACCGAGTTATGCCTGAAATCTCTAAAGATGGTAAAACTAGACATAGCTCTTCAATGGCCGTGGCAAATGACCGCAGACAATTTTTTAATTCTCAATTCGAGGGTGGAAGTGCTGAGATTCAAGATATCGATACTCTTGATAGCTCTGATTTTGATATCAATGGTGCTTTTGGAAATCGTGTAATTTCGGCCGAATTTTCATATAACGACAATATTGGCTTCGCTCAGACTAGGCCAATCATAACAGAGGTAGGTCATAATAGAGAGGCCGTTCTTCTATTAGGGTTTAGGCCTGTTGACTTAGTTTCTTTTGGTTTTGGTTATCGCAATATAGAAAGAGATATACAAAATAAGAATATAAATACTTTTGAAGTAGAAGCTTCAACAATGTTTAATATTAATCGCGTAAGTTTTGGCGGTGCTTATAAGTATGTAAAACCAAATTCACAAAGACATGGTTACTATGCGGACTTAACTCTTGCTGGCGGATATTTAGATGAGGTTCTTACTATAGAATCTGGTTTAAGTGTTAAGACGAAAAGCCAAGAGCTTAATCGTGGAACACGCAAAGAATTCTTTATTGGTGGAACGCTAAAGCATAGTAACTTAGAATTTGATACTGATTTCGAATATGAGACTGGGGATAACGGCTACGAAACAGGAGATTATAAGAGAATGAAGTTTAACTTTGATCTTGAAGTTCTTTATACGAAATACCTATATGTAACCCCAGGAATTGATTATAGAAATCTTGAGATTAATAGCTCTAAATCTGAGCAAGTTTATACTTCTGTAGACCTTGGATACCGCGAAACAGGAATGGATATTACGCTAGGACTCGATTACCTTGTAGACGGAAATCTAGAGATTTCAAGTCAAGATATTAAGCTTGATCAGTATAGGGTAACTTTAGGAATGGGATACCAATTTTAGTATTGAATAACTCTTAATGCTTCGTAGGCTACGGCCGTGGCCACATTTGAGAGGTTCAACGATCTCACATGCTCTGAAAACATCGGAAGACAAAATAATCGATTAGGGTGGCTATCAAAGATATGTTTTGGTAGCCCTTTTGTTTCGGAACCAAAGACTAAGTAACAACCATTAGAGTAGTTACGGCCATAGAAGTGGTTTTCTTTAGCAGTCTTTGTATAGAAGAATAGATCTTCTTCTTGTGGTTTTTCATTATCAAGAAATTCTTCCCAGTTTTCATATTCGGCAACTTCAACGTGTTTCCAGTAATCAAGTCCTGCTCGTCTAACGGCCTTCTCTGAAAGATCAAAACCATAAGGTTTTATAAGGACAAGTCTTGCACCAAGAGCGATACAAGTGCGCCCAATACTCCCGGTGTTTCCGGGAATATCTGGCGCATATAGAACAATATTAAAAATTGCGTTACTACTCACTGGGATGACTTCTTATTTTTGCTTTAAGTACTCAACAAGAGATCTGATCACAGTTCCTGAAGCACCTTTTGGTGGACAGTATGGTAAGTGAGATTGAGAATCTCCAACACCTGCGATATCAAGGTGTGCCCAAGCAATGTCATTTTTAATGAATTCTTGTAGGAATGCTGCTGCTTTAGCTGTCCCACCCCAACGTGAACCACCGATATTCTTAAGGTCTGAAATAGTTCCTTTCATATCTTTTTGCCACTCAGGGATAATTGGAAGTTCCCACATATACTCATCTGCAGAGTCTGCAGCTTTTAGTAGGCTAGAAGCCAGTTTCTTGTCATTTGACATAAGACCACAAACCTCAGTACCAAGTGCCATTAGACATGCCCCTGTAAGTGTAGCAGCGTCGATGATTGCATCTGGTTTTTGGTCACAAGCATAGTCTAGACAGTCAGCAAGAACTAAACGTCCTTCAGCATCAGTGTTTAGAATTTCAACTGTTTTACCATTTCTAGCTTTTACAATTGAGTCTGGCATTGTTGCTTTAGAGTTAACTGCGTTATCAGTCATACCTAGGATACAAGTGATTTTAACTGGAAGTTTCATTTTAGCAGCAGCTCTAAATGCAGCGTAAACAGTTGCTGAACCGGCCATATCAAACTTCATATTCATCATTGAACCACCTGGCTTAAGTGAGTATCCACCAGTATCAAAAACAAGTCCCTTTCCTACGAAAGCGATGTGCTTAGTGTTCTTAGTTGCTTTTGAAGGAGTGTAAGTTAGGTGAACTAACTGAGCATCAAATGCAGAACCGTCGTTAACAGATAGGAAAAGATCCATTTTTTCTTTCTTAAGTTCTTTTCTACCCATGATCTTACATTTTACACCGGCCATTCCTTCAACATCTTTTTTAACACGCTTAGCGTATTCTGTTGAACGAAGAACATTTGGTGGCTCGTTTACGAAGTCACGAGCAACGTTTACAGACTCAGCAACGATTTGTGCGTTTTTGATAGCTTTATCAAATTCTTTCTTTTTAGCTGCTTTTTCAGCAGTATCGATAATTACTTCTTTAAGCTTTGCTGGCTTTGAGTCAGAAAGGTACTTATCAAACTTATATGCAGTCATTTCGAAAGCTTCAACTAGAATAGCTAGAGACTCTTCTTTCTTTGACTTGTAAGTGAAAGTGTCAAAAGCTACAGCAACTTTCTTGTATTTAGAAACTGTTTTATAAGCTTTTGCTAACTCTTTTCTAATATCTTCAGTTGTTACTTTAGTCTTGTCACCAAGACCAATAACTAAAACATCGCTACCATAGTGGTTAAATGAGTAAGTTGTTCCTTTCGCTCCAGTGTAGTCTTCTGAGCTGCTCATTGATTCAAAAGTAGCCTTAAGCTCTTTTGGCCAACCTGTAAGTGCTACAGTTGCAACTTCTTTTTTCGCTTTCTTAGTCATTGTCGAGTAAGCACCAATTACATAGCAATCAGCACTTGAACTTTCTTTAGAATTTAAATTCAAAGTGAATTTCATATTTGCTCCTTAAAAGGGGGTTTCAAAGTGATTTAAGAGGGTATAAACTAACAGTAAGTATACAAAAAGACAAAGTATGACAAAAGTCGGCAAGGGTTTTCATGGACGCAGTCAAAAAGATTAAAGATTTAATCCCAACGAAGATATTTCAAAGATACCTTGCGTCAAATTTTATTGTACCATTTACGATGAGTCTTACATTCTTTGTTGCTTTCCTCTTAACGACACAACTCTTCAAATTCATGAGGCTTGTGACGAAAAAAGGGGTAGGAATCTTACAATTTTTAGAAATTCTTGGCCATATTTCGATTAGTTTCATCCCAATGGCGACTCCACTGTCAATTCTCTTTGCCATGATTTATACACTAAATAAATTAAGTGAAGACTCTGAAATTGTTGCCTTAAGGGCCATGGGAATAAATAAACATCGAATTTTTTCTCCTTTTTTCATTATTTCAATTCTAATTGCCGCTTCGGTTGTATCTCTGAATACAAATATGATTCCAACATCTAAGAAAATTTTTAGAAACACCTTTAAGCAACTTGGCTCAAAGGGGATTCTAACTGATATAAAAAAAGAACAATTTTTTACTGAAATTCCAGGAGTTATTCTATTTGCTGAAGATGTAAAAGAAGAAGGGAAGGTACTGGAGAATGTATTTTTAAGAATTTCCTCAAAAAATAGTGTTGATAAAGTTATTATGGCCAAAAAGGGAGTTCTAAATAAACCAAAAGTTGATGGTGACTCTATAGGCCTTAATATTCGTTTTGACTTCTTTAATGGCAGTATTATTTCAATAGATAAAGAGGGACATGAGATAGAAAAAATTCTTTTTGAAACTTATGAGTATCCAATTGTTACTAGTCAAAGCTTTTCAACTGTTAATAAGGCCAGCATGATGTCATCTAATGAGCTTAGAAGACATCTTAGAAAATTGAACGGCCAGCTCAAGCAAGCGAAGACAAAGAGAATTAAAGATAATCTTGAAGATGATATTAGAAAGGGAAGTATTGAATATTGGGGACGTTATACGATACCAATTCAATGTATTATTTTCGCTCTTCTAGGCTTTGTTTTTGGTGTAAAGAAGGGACGTGGAGCGACAAGAAATACAAGTGCGCTGGCTCTTCTTGTGACGATTATCTACTACGCACTCTACTTTTCAGGGGTGTCCTTGGCCAAGAAAAATAATGTTCCAATCCCCCTAGTCCTGTTTTTACCAGCGGTAATTACAGGAGCTATAGGAATTAGTTATTATAAAAAAATAGATTGGAATTCTTAGTTTTGAGAGTTTGCTTTTTCCTCTAAGTATTGCTTAGAAGTTTTGACGCCACCGTTTTTATCAAAAATAAAAAGTGGGAGTTTGTGATCTTTTGCGATCTCTACAGGAAAAACTAAACTTTTAACACCTGAACGTGAAGACATTCCAAGTAGTTCTCCATTATAGAAAACATTTAATGCATCAATATTTCCAAGACGAAGAAGAACTTGGTCACCTTTAATTAGTAAGTAGCGTCCCTCTTTTAGAGTGAACTTCTTAATTGGATCATTATCACTCTTATAAACAATCCAAGAGTCACCAGTCATTGCCTTTAGAAAGATGTTTTGCTTGTCCTCTTCAAAAGCTGCTCTTATATTAGCTGGGATGATTTCATTTTTTTCTTCTTCTGAGATGTCCTTGAAGGCAAAGAGAGGAGAAGGTAAATTGTAAAAGCTTAGCTCTTTTTCCTTTTCTTCTTTTTTCTCAACAGGTTTTTCTTCTGCGGGTTTTTCTTCTACTTTTGTCTCAACTACTTCGGGCTTCTTTTCCTCAATTTCTTGAGATGGAGTTTCTTCATCCACAAGATCATTTGTTGTTTCATCAACTGCCGAATCTTGCATAGGAGTGTTCTCATCTAAGACCTGCGCCTCAAGAACAACTTCCTTAGTATCTTCTCCTGTGTCTACTTCTTTAGATTTATCGAGGTTTATGTAAACAAAGATACCTATTGAAAAGGCCGCTACAACGCCAAGCAATTTGTATTTTAATGAATCAGAAATCTGAACTTCTTTTTTTACAAGGTCTTGTTTCTTTTCAACATTGGCCTGAGGGAAGTCATCTGCTTCAAGAGGTTGCGACTTCTCGCTTGCGATCTCTCCGTAAAGCTCTTCAAGTTTTTTTGTCGCTTCCTCTGCATCGATGTCGTAAGTCTTTGCTAGAGTTTTAACAAACCCTCTTACATATGCAATATTAGGAAGCCTTTCAATGTCATCTGCTTCAAGTGCCGATAGGTTGGTAAGATTAATTCTTGTATGTCTGCTTACTGCTTCGATACTTAGATCTTTCTTATCTCTGGCCTTTTGTAGGTACTGACCTAAAGATAGATTTGGGGCTTCTTTTGCAACTTCCTGTTCCATTATTACGCCTTTTTAATTATAAATTATCAGTTTCAAATTTGTTTGAATAATAAACGTTCTTCATTAGATTATTTTTTATTACTAAACTTCTTTTCGCATAATCAGTTCTTGGAAACTGCTCAATGATCTCATTATAAAGAGGTAACGCCTTTTTACTTTCTCCAAGAGAGCGATAAATCTCTGCAAGTTCAAACTTAGGTGCAATTTCTTTTTTACACTCACCAGTTGTTGCAATATTTAAATTCTTAATAGCATCTTTAATATTTCCATCTTTCTTGTAAATCATGGCAAGTTGAAATGGAGCCGGACAATAGTCTAAAGTATAGCCTATTACTTGTTGAAGGTATTTTATGGCCGCTTCTTTATTTCCTTTCTTTAGTTCAATTAGAGATAGGTTGTACTTTACTCGGTAGTTGTAGCGATAGATAAGATCTTTAAGAACAACTTTATACTGCTCTTCGGCCTTATTATAGTCACCTTCCTTGAAGTAGATTGAAGCGATGTTATTTCTGGCATCAGAGTTCTTATTATCTACTTCAATTGCTTGTTTGAAATAGAACTTAGCTTTTTCAGGTCTATTTTTGAAATAATAAGCAAGACCAAGATTGTTTAGCGTCTTTGTATCATTCGGCTTTAATTGGTTGGCGTTCTCTAAGGCTTCAAGTGCTTGAGAGTAATCCTTATCAATCATCTTTTGAGTGCCATATGTATAGAAGAGTTCTGCTTTTTTCAACTGTTCAGATTTCTGACTTGAAGAACAAGAAGTTGTCATGATTCCAATTAATGTTGCAAATAGAAAAGTAACTGTTGTCTGTTTCATCATTTCACCAAAAACGTTAGATTAAAAAGAGAATATACTCTTTAATTGTAATGGCATTCAGCGTCCATTACAATGTTAATCTAAGAGCTTACAATCGTTACCTATGTTTAAAGAAGATAACTGATTCAAAATGTCGGGTACCTGGGAAGAAGTCGAACATGTGGGCTTCTTCAATAAGATAATTGTTAAGAATTTTATGAGTATCTCGGGCAAGTGTTTGATTATTACAGCTCACATATACGATATAATTTGGATTAAGTACCTTAGTAAATTCATCAATATTTTTAAGGCCACTTCGAGGTGGATCAATAACGAGTAGATCGATATCTTTTATATTATAGGCTTGAAGCTTAGATACGGCCGCTTGATCATAAATATCGAGCTCACAATACTCCTGATAATCTTTATTTTGTAACTGAATATATTTTGACGCAGTAGCATCCATAACAATCGTTCGATGAGAAAGGGATTTTGTTATATTCCCATTTCCTCCGAATAGGTCGACTGTAATTGAAGAGTCACTTGTTACACTTTTCATTTTTTCATTAACTAATTTTAATAAGCGTTCATTCATTGGCGGGTTTACTTGAAGAAATCCCTCCGCAGAATAATAAGAGTCAAAAGTTTTTAAGATCTTTCCATCACGTTGGAATAACTCAATATGTCCCTTTGATTTCTTTGCTTCACCCTGCCAATTGTCATGTAAGTTAGCTAACTCATTATTGATATCATCATTTGCCATTAAACATTTTTTAATAGAAGTGATTTTTGAATTTGAGTCATTAAAGAAACCAAGTGTGCCATATTTCTTATTGTAATGAAGCTGAATACGATTTCGATAATGGTAGCGATCACTTGCTTTGTGAATAACTAGTGAATCACTAAGGTCAATCTTAAATTGTCGATGGAAATTGTCGAGATAAGCCTTTTTCTTAAATTCAATTTCATTCTCATAACTAGTATGTAAGAAGTGACATCCTCCGCAT is a window from the Bacteriovorax sp. BAL6_X genome containing:
- a CDS encoding helix-turn-helix domain-containing protein — translated: MEQEVAKEAPNLSLGQYLQKARDKKDLSIEAVSRHTRINLTNLSALEADDIERLPNIAYVRGFVKTLAKTYDIDAEEATKKLEELYGEIASEKSQPLEADDFPQANVEKKQDLVKKEVQISDSLKYKLLGVVAAFSIGIFVYINLDKSKEVDTGEDTKEVVLEAQVLDENTPMQDSAVDETTNDLVDEETPSQEIEEKKPEVVETKVEEKPAEEKPVEKKEEKEKELSFYNLPSPLFAFKDISEEEKNEIIPANIRAAFEEDKQNIFLKAMTGDSWIVYKSDNDPIKKFTLKEGRYLLIKGDQVLLRLGNIDALNVFYNGELLGMSSRSGVKSLVFPVEIAKDHKLPLFIFDKNGGVKTSKQYLEEKANSQN
- a CDS encoding lipopolysaccharide assembly protein LapB, which encodes MKQTTVTFLFATLIGIMTTSCSSSQKSEQLKKAELFYTYGTQKMIDKDYSQALEALENANQLKPNDTKTLNNLGLAYYFKNRPEKAKFYFKQAIEVDNKNSDARNNIASIYFKEGDYNKAEEQYKVVLKDLIYRYNYRVKYNLSLIELKKGNKEAAIKYLQQVIGYTLDYCPAPFQLAMIYKKDGNIKDAIKNLNIATTGECKKEIAPKFELAEIYRSLGESKKALPLYNEIIEQFPRTDYAKRSLVIKNNLMKNVYYSNKFETDNL
- a CDS encoding LptF/LptG family permease, whose amino-acid sequence is MDAVKKIKDLIPTKIFQRYLASNFIVPFTMSLTFFVAFLLTTQLFKFMRLVTKKGVGILQFLEILGHISISFIPMATPLSILFAMIYTLNKLSEDSEIVALRAMGINKHRIFSPFFIISILIAASVVSLNTNMIPTSKKIFRNTFKQLGSKGILTDIKKEQFFTEIPGVILFAEDVKEEGKVLENVFLRISSKNSVDKVIMAKKGVLNKPKVDGDSIGLNIRFDFFNGSIISIDKEGHEIEKILFETYEYPIVTSQSFSTVNKASMMSSNELRRHLRKLNGQLKQAKTKRIKDNLEDDIRKGSIEYWGRYTIPIQCIIFALLGFVFGVKKGRGATRNTSALALLVTIIYYALYFSGVSLAKKNNVPIPLVLFLPAVITGAIGISYYKKIDWNS
- a CDS encoding tRNA (cytidine(34)-2'-O)-methyltransferase; the protein is MSSNAIFNIVLYAPDIPGNTGSIGRTCIALGARLVLIKPYGFDLSEKAVRRAGLDYWKHVEVAEYENWEEFLDNEKPQEEDLFFYTKTAKENHFYGRNYSNGCYLVFGSETKGLPKHIFDSHPNRLFCLPMFSEHVRSLNLSNVATAVAYEALRVIQY
- a CDS encoding porin, producing the protein MNKTFMAATLVGLTTSAVFANTIVPEISRDGKTKNDSTIAVTQQMRSFIAAEYNSTTFEPDAGGEIDTTNFDIFGGWSNKMLSIEADLDFGNVDTGAADTDFTTYDIKAGFRLNKEFALGLGYQMIDTDPNNEVSTIEIAASYNMNNFIIGASFSIVDEDTGSADGSHSRIIFGVGSNETAMSWEAGLQFDLEEKDDAVTSPSRTKLFAGTTMIIGEMEIDGDIDYTTGDFTVAGGDFSELHLNIDAEFMVGGMFYITPGIEYTTTDNNGTDTDQLDLSADFGYRANMIDATFGIDYALMGEVGIADYDEMAWKINVAYLF
- a CDS encoding leucyl aminopeptidase; amino-acid sequence: MKFTLNLNSKESSSADCYVIGAYSTMTKKAKKEVATVALTGWPKELKATFESMSSSEDYTGAKGTTYSFNHYGSDVLVIGLGDKTKVTTEDIRKELAKAYKTVSKYKKVAVAFDTFTYKSKKEESLAILVEAFEMTAYKFDKYLSDSKPAKLKEVIIDTAEKAAKKKEFDKAIKNAQIVAESVNVARDFVNEPPNVLRSTEYAKRVKKDVEGMAGVKCKIMGRKELKKEKMDLFLSVNDGSAFDAQLVHLTYTPSKATKNTKHIAFVGKGLVFDTGGYSLKPGGSMMNMKFDMAGSATVYAAFRAAAKMKLPVKITCILGMTDNAVNSKATMPDSIVKARNGKTVEILNTDAEGRLVLADCLDYACDQKPDAIIDAATLTGACLMALGTEVCGLMSNDKKLASSLLKAADSADEYMWELPIIPEWQKDMKGTISDLKNIGGSRWGGTAKAAAFLQEFIKNDIAWAHLDIAGVGDSQSHLPYCPPKGASGTVIRSLVEYLKQK
- a CDS encoding class I SAM-dependent RNA methyltransferase, with the protein product MTKKKKPNKQIKFPKDFPVNFKVEHLDSLGQGVSKLNGITFIQKTLPGEEGKALVYKSKKSIQFASLTELTKKSQLRTDSECPYYNECGGCHFLHTSYENEIEFKKKAYLDNFHRQFKIDLSDSLVIHKASDRYHYRNRIQLHYNKKYGTLGFFNDSNSKITSIKKCLMANDDINNELANLHDNWQGEAKKSKGHIELFQRDGKILKTFDSYYSAEGFLQVNPPMNERLLKLVNEKMKSVTSDSSITVDLFGGNGNITKSLSHRTIVMDATASKYIQLQNKDYQEYCELDIYDQAAVSKLQAYNIKDIDLLVIDPPRSGLKNIDEFTKVLNPNYIVYVSCNNQTLARDTHKILNNYLIEEAHMFDFFPGTRHFESVIFFKHR